CTTGTCTTGTCCTGAGGATGAAATGTACTTCGATCAGAAATCGTAAATGTATTTCGACCAACTGAGACAGCATCTAAACTTGGTGGGAAGCCAACTTGATCGAGGTTCTTTTCATTTACACCCATAAGCCTTAACCACTCATCTGGCTCAACTGGACCATTTGCTACGGCAGGATCAATAATCATTTTTTGTACATGGCCTCGCCCATTATTAACATATACTACTGGAGCAACATGGTAAGACCATGGATGAGGTGAAGATTTTGATTTCAAATATCCAGAGGTCCATGCCTTATCAGCAATGACTCCTTCTTCTTCCATCATATTAACCATAAGTTCAGCTCTGGCATAACAACCATCTGCTGTATAACGCCAAGTTAACTCTTTCATTTTCTTTGCTTTATCAAAGAGCTCTCCTGCTTTTTTCCAAGAGATAACACCACTTGATCGAGGAACAAATTCTTGCGACTCTTTATAACTTTCTGCCGTATAATATGAATCACCATCACGACAGCTATTTTTTGGAAGGAATTTCTTATTAATATACTGACTATTGATAGTGCCGTTAACAACTTCAACAAGATGAACAAAGTCTAAGTTTGCTCTTTCATTATTAGTTTGTACACCAAGGCTAATAATATCGTCTTTAATGTTCTCAGAACAATGCGGAATGATTGTCTTAAGATAATCACTAAAGCGGGCATCTTGAAAACTAAAATAGGCTGTAGGATTACTTTGTAAATTTTGAGGTGCCTTTCTTGCAGCTGTTAAACGAGATGTTTTATAATCGTCATTTAATTCTAGAACTGCACCATTCATTGTTCTTGCTATAGTTATTTGAGAATCACTCTTGGTAAACTTTGCATTACCTCGTGAGTCACGAGTGTAGTTAATTGGCATGAAGATATTTCGAGAAGGATCAAAAATAAAGAAATGATTGTCTCCACACTTTTTAATGGGACACTTTGTACTCATCTCACAATGAATATTTCCATCTTTTTTAGTGTTAACCCATAATAAGTTTGAAGCCTGAGCAACAACTGATTTTAACTTATTTAAGCTATCATCTAAGTCACTATCAAAATCTTCAAGGTCTTCTAAAATATTACTATCTTCTTTTTTAGCAATTTCTATTGCTTGTTCGATTGATTTTTTTCTTTCTGCAATTTCTTGTAACTTTGTAATAGGTGTTGTGAATTCTGAGGTTGCTCTCTCCTCATTAATCTTATCACTTAAACTGTTGTAGTATGTCGGAACACCATTTTCAACGATCTGCTTAACAGCAAATGTTTTTGAAGTCCCACCTTCAGTAACAAGACCTAAAAGATGTCCCCTGCTATTGATTTGAACAATCGCTCTTTTTCCACCGTTTTCACAAACGACAACGGGTACCTTTGAAGGAGCTTTACAATTATCAAAGCTGAGATCATCAGAGAAGACAACTGATGTTGCATGTGAATAAATAGAAAAAATTGACAAAACCAATAGGATAATATTTTTAGTCATAGAGGCATTATCGGGGTAATTACCTAAAAATATTAACTTATTAAGAATTAAATTCGTTATTTCTTATAACTTATTGAAATATCGTTTAAATTTAAACAGAACCCATTGAATTCTGTAAAATTTAAGAGCCTCAAAGACTTGTCAAATGGCCTTCAAAATTATCAAATACTAGGAAAAAATAAGGATATGTATATGACGACAAATAGAAATCGCCGTGTAGTTATAACAGGACTAGGAACAATCTGTGGCCTAGGTAAAAACACAAAAGAAGTATGGAATGGGATTGTTGAAGGAAAGTCAGGAATCTCAGAAGTTGAAAGTTGGCCAGTACCAGATCTTGCAATCAAGATTGCTGGAGAGGTAAAGGACTTCGAACTTTCAGAAGATATAATGGAAGCAAGAGAGGCCAAGAAATATGACCGCTTTATACACTTTGCTCTTCATGCAACAGATGAGGCCTTAAAAGACTCTGGAGTTAATCTTGAAGAGTTTGATAAGTATAAAGTAGGTGCAATCCTTGGTGTAGGAATTGGTGGCTTCCCTATTACAGAACAAAC
This sequence is a window from Halobacteriovorax vibrionivorans. Protein-coding genes within it:
- a CDS encoding protein-glutamine glutaminase family protein, producing MTKNIILLVLSIFSIYSHATSVVFSDDLSFDNCKAPSKVPVVVCENGGKRAIVQINSRGHLLGLVTEGGTSKTFAVKQIVENGVPTYYNSLSDKINEERATSEFTTPITKLQEIAERKKSIEQAIEIAKKEDSNILEDLEDFDSDLDDSLNKLKSVVAQASNLLWVNTKKDGNIHCEMSTKCPIKKCGDNHFFIFDPSRNIFMPINYTRDSRGNAKFTKSDSQITIARTMNGAVLELNDDYKTSRLTAARKAPQNLQSNPTAYFSFQDARFSDYLKTIIPHCSENIKDDIISLGVQTNNERANLDFVHLVEVVNGTINSQYINKKFLPKNSCRDGDSYYTAESYKESQEFVPRSSGVISWKKAGELFDKAKKMKELTWRYTADGCYARAELMVNMMEEEGVIADKAWTSGYLKSKSSPHPWSYHVAPVVYVNNGRGHVQKMIIDPAVANGPVEPDEWLRLMGVNEKNLDQVGFPPSLDAVSVGRNTFTISDRSTFHPQDKTRLTKEQRVTAARALLADLGNRLQ